The following proteins are co-located in the Vibrio azureus genome:
- a CDS encoding outer membrane beta-barrel protein, whose translation MKKILLATALLSASSMVMADSWIYGGASVGQADYKGETDTSYSVHVGTGILPIIGVEAGVTQHGKFKVSGHETRLKSYYAALKPSIDFGPLHVYAKGGLHQWDKDVSGAKNDDDLDIMYGVGAEYFIYGPVSVGASYMNYTIDKDNVDTFSLNATIHFL comes from the coding sequence ATGAAGAAAATTCTATTGGCAACTGCGCTGCTCAGTGCTTCTTCTATGGTAATGGCAGACTCATGGATTTATGGTGGTGCCTCTGTTGGTCAAGCTGATTACAAAGGCGAAACAGATACTTCTTACTCTGTACATGTCGGTACAGGCATCCTACCAATAATTGGTGTTGAAGCAGGTGTTACACAGCATGGTAAGTTTAAAGTTTCAGGTCATGAGACAAGACTAAAATCATACTACGCTGCTTTAAAACCAAGTATTGATTTTGGTCCACTACATGTTTATGCGAAAGGTGGCCTTCACCAATGGGACAAAGATGTTTCTGGTGCAAAAAATGATGACGATTTAGACATCATGTATGGCGTTGGAGCAGAATACTTCATCTATGGCCCTGTATCTGTAGGTGCAAGTTACATGAACTACACTATAGACAAAGATAACGTTGATACCTTCTCATTAAACGCGACGATACATTTCTTGTAA
- a CDS encoding outer membrane beta-barrel protein produces the protein MKGRISLLALALWASPVLADSWLYAGGQIGQARVDGESDLTYGLHVGTGIMPLIGLEFGYFRHGNMDFTFHGLNGNADLASYYAAVKPSMNFGPLHLYAKGGINSYNIDYKGDISYLYKDDGISYMFGLGLEYLVLKNLSVGAGYQVFGLEMNKKSEFLHSLTANITFHFF, from the coding sequence ATGAAAGGAAGAATCTCATTATTAGCATTGGCATTATGGGCATCACCCGTGCTAGCCGATTCATGGCTTTATGCTGGTGGTCAAATCGGTCAAGCACGTGTTGATGGTGAATCAGATCTCACTTATGGGTTGCATGTAGGGACTGGAATTATGCCACTCATCGGGCTTGAATTTGGCTATTTTAGGCATGGGAATATGGATTTCACATTCCATGGATTGAATGGAAATGCAGATCTTGCTTCTTATTATGCTGCTGTTAAGCCGAGCATGAACTTTGGACCTCTACACCTATACGCAAAAGGCGGCATTAACTCCTATAATATTGATTATAAAGGTGATATTAGTTATTTATACAAAGATGATGGTATTTCATACATGTTTGGCCTGGGCTTAGAGTACTTAGTGTTAAAAAACTTGTCTGTTGGGGCCGGGTATCAAGTTTTTGGTTTAGAAATGAATAAAAAGAGTGAATTTCTTCATAGTCTAACCGCTAATATTACCTTCCATTTTTTTTAA
- a CDS encoding S41 family peptidase, whose translation MGTDPFNGKFYPDRYGSTFSEKMYLRAFNHETYLWYDEVIDTDPQTYDTVAHYFASLITSAKTPQGRFKDRFHYIASYDDYMKAQIKGLKAGFGFHFKTLHNQPPRDIRIAYTDNHSPASLGGVVRGDQLLEINGIDVVNTEVEEELMLINQVLSAPDLNQAVTFMFQSTESHPKVVTLTVTEVITTPVRNVKVIPLQDKYIGYMQFNAFVSHAQTPLIEAFTLFKEQNIDELIIDLRYNGGGLIGQSAQVAHMISGKGEASLFAELIYNDKMVHITQEGHNQYHFIDRQIDWENNRPTQSFLPSLNTQRLFVLTSAQTASASELLINGLRGVDIDVIQIGLPTLGKPYGFVPEQNCGNMYFTVQFQSVNAKGFYQFDDGFIPTDKNQVSANTGLDNLVEGCLVSDDLTQLLGDPKEGLLSAALEYITSHRCPDVEPTVNASYNAGYIQHSPSLFLKKMPWHNESIHLPLDNIYPHNP comes from the coding sequence ATGGGTACAGACCCTTTCAATGGCAAGTTTTACCCTGATCGTTATGGTTCCACTTTCTCGGAAAAGATGTATCTCAGAGCATTTAACCACGAAACCTATCTTTGGTACGACGAAGTCATCGATACAGATCCTCAGACTTATGACACCGTCGCTCATTATTTTGCTTCTTTGATCACTTCAGCCAAAACACCTCAAGGCCGTTTCAAAGATCGCTTTCATTATATAGCTTCTTACGACGACTACATGAAGGCTCAAATAAAAGGGCTAAAAGCTGGGTTTGGGTTCCACTTTAAGACCTTACATAATCAACCTCCAAGAGACATTAGAATTGCTTACACAGATAATCATTCCCCAGCTTCATTGGGGGGGGTTGTTAGAGGGGACCAATTATTAGAAATAAACGGCATCGATGTGGTGAACACTGAAGTCGAAGAGGAACTGATGTTGATTAATCAAGTTCTGAGTGCCCCTGATTTAAACCAAGCGGTAACGTTTATGTTCCAGTCTACCGAATCTCATCCAAAGGTTGTCACTTTAACTGTCACAGAAGTGATAACAACGCCTGTTCGTAACGTTAAAGTTATTCCCCTGCAAGACAAATATATTGGCTACATGCAATTTAATGCGTTTGTCAGTCATGCTCAAACACCATTAATTGAGGCATTTACTCTTTTCAAAGAGCAAAACATCGACGAGCTGATCATTGATTTACGCTATAACGGAGGTGGCTTAATCGGTCAATCTGCTCAGGTGGCTCATATGATCAGTGGTAAAGGTGAAGCCTCTCTTTTTGCTGAACTAATATATAACGACAAAATGGTCCACATCACTCAAGAGGGGCACAATCAATACCATTTTATCGACCGCCAAATCGATTGGGAAAACAACCGGCCTACTCAGTCATTTTTACCATCGCTCAATACACAACGGCTATTTGTCCTCACTTCTGCACAAACCGCCTCTGCAAGTGAATTATTAATCAACGGCCTTCGAGGGGTGGATATTGATGTCATACAGATTGGCTTACCAACTCTGGGCAAGCCTTATGGTTTTGTTCCCGAGCAGAACTGTGGCAATATGTATTTCACCGTACAGTTTCAATCCGTCAATGCCAAAGGTTTCTATCAGTTTGACGACGGGTTCATTCCAACTGACAAGAACCAGGTATCAGCAAATACTGGTTTAGATAATCTTGTCGAAGGTTGCCTTGTTAGTGATGACCTTACCCAGCTATTGGGAGACCCTAAGGAAGGGTTATTATCTGCAGCATTGGAATACATTACTAGCCATCGCTGTCCTGATGTGGAGCCAACGGTTAACGCCAGTTACAACGCGGGATACATACAGCATTCTCCCTCATTATTCCTTAAAAAAATGCCGTGGCACAATGAGAGCATTCACCTACCACTTGATAATATCTACCCTCATAACCCGTGA
- the pilW gene encoding type IV pilus biogenesis/stability protein PilW, translating into MTPNKKIIYLFNSLRTIFTYTTSLFITGCVTVTNGQTQKVADPIQLSESRVNLGVGYLQQGNMIRAYQNFQQALIYAPNYYRAQLSMAHYYERVGDEHKANKMYQSALNTNYKNGHVLHNYATFLCKKNQYDAADSMFNKAITQPDYSLVPNSYENAGLCALKAGKTEKAKYNFRRAIDHDPYRPVSLLQLAKLQLENEEYPSAEKNLSHFYQAFGTTKAYLELMVVLETALGNMVSAEEYQDHLDNLV; encoded by the coding sequence ATGACCCCCAATAAAAAAATAATTTATCTATTCAATAGTTTACGCACGATCTTTACCTATACAACCTCGTTGTTCATCACTGGTTGCGTTACCGTAACAAATGGGCAAACACAAAAGGTCGCCGACCCAATTCAATTATCTGAATCAAGAGTTAATCTTGGTGTTGGTTACCTTCAACAAGGTAATATGATTCGTGCTTATCAAAATTTTCAGCAAGCGCTTATCTACGCACCTAACTATTATCGAGCACAGCTATCTATGGCGCATTATTATGAACGTGTCGGTGATGAACATAAAGCTAACAAGATGTACCAGTCTGCGCTGAACACAAATTACAAAAATGGTCATGTATTACATAACTATGCCACTTTTTTGTGTAAGAAAAACCAATATGATGCAGCGGATAGTATGTTTAACAAAGCAATTACTCAACCTGACTACTCGCTTGTACCGAACAGCTATGAAAACGCAGGCCTATGCGCTTTAAAGGCAGGTAAGACTGAGAAAGCGAAATACAATTTTCGCCGCGCAATTGATCATGATCCATATCGTCCAGTGTCTTTACTTCAGTTAGCGAAGCTTCAGTTGGAAAATGAAGAATACCCCTCTGCTGAGAAAAACTTGTCACACTTTTATCAAGCATTTGGTACCACCAAGGCTTACCTCGAATTAATGGTAGTGCTCGAAACCGCGTTGGGTAATATGGTAAGCGCTGAAGAGTATCAAGATCACCTTGATAACCTAGTTTAA
- the metA gene encoding homoserine O-acetyltransferase MetA, giving the protein MPIRIPDQLPASDVLKTENIFVMSESRAASQEIRPLRVLILNLMPKKIETETQFLRLLSNSPLQVNVELLRIDDRPSKNTPTEHLDTFYRQFETIKNRNFDGLIITGAPLGLVQFEDVIYWDHLKTIMEWAKQHVTSTLYVCWAAQAGLKLLYDLPKKTRKEKLSGVYHHQIHHPYHPILRGFDDSFLAPHSRYADFSPAFLEQHTDLDILATSDVAGVYLAATKDKRNVFVTGHPEYDAQTLHGEYMRDLGEGMEPAIPVNYYPNNNPDNSPVASWRSHGHLLFSNWLNYCVYQQTPYDLEHFSEAAFTHD; this is encoded by the coding sequence GTGCCCATCAGAATTCCCGATCAGCTTCCTGCTAGTGACGTATTGAAGACCGAAAATATCTTCGTCATGAGTGAAAGTCGTGCTGCAAGCCAAGAAATCCGACCTTTGCGTGTATTAATCCTGAACTTAATGCCTAAGAAAATAGAGACTGAAACACAATTTCTTCGCTTACTCTCTAACAGCCCACTCCAAGTGAACGTCGAGTTACTTCGAATTGATGACCGACCGAGTAAAAATACGCCAACAGAGCACCTTGATACTTTTTATCGTCAATTCGAAACCATTAAAAATAGGAACTTTGATGGATTAATTATTACCGGTGCGCCACTGGGGTTAGTTCAGTTTGAAGATGTTATCTATTGGGATCACCTTAAAACCATCATGGAGTGGGCAAAGCAACATGTAACGTCGACACTTTACGTATGTTGGGCAGCACAAGCAGGGCTTAAATTGTTGTATGATCTACCAAAGAAAACTCGTAAAGAAAAGCTCTCTGGTGTTTATCATCATCAAATTCATCACCCCTATCACCCTATTTTACGTGGTTTTGATGATTCTTTCTTAGCACCGCATTCGAGATACGCGGACTTCTCCCCTGCTTTTCTAGAACAACATACTGATCTTGATATACTTGCAACGTCTGATGTGGCTGGTGTCTACTTAGCAGCAACTAAAGATAAACGTAATGTTTTTGTCACAGGTCACCCTGAATACGACGCCCAAACCTTACATGGTGAATATATGCGTGATCTAGGTGAAGGAATGGAACCAGCTATACCCGTTAACTATTATCCAAATAATAATCCAGATAATTCACCGGTCGCTAGCTGGCGAAGTCATGGTCACTTATTATTTTCAAACTGGTTGAACTACTGTGTTTACCAACAAACACCATACGATCTGGAACACTTCAGCGAAGCAGCATTTACGCATGATTAA
- a CDS encoding carboxypeptidase M32, protein MSAFQKLIRHSQKVSHFNHLSAMVGWDQAAVMPSGGSQARSEAMAELSVHIHSLQTQPQLQDWFAEAELEPLNIEEQATLRELKRQWQQANVLPESLVQAKSLAGSKCEHAWRTQRTNNDWQGFEKNWAEVVTLSQEEAQIRAEANGLSPYDAMLELYEPRTTSAGLDRLFSDVKTWLPDLINQVIDKQAAEHFLEPKGIFEASKQKALGLDVMKLLQFDFNHGRLDESVHPFCGGVPSDVRITTRYDEKEFVQSLMGIVHETGHARYEQGLPKALSGLPSGQARSMGIHESQSLFFEMQVGRSDAFIEHLAHLASQHFTGHDAALFSNTNFQKLYTRVKKDFIRVDADELTYPAHVILRYEIERDLINGKVKHSDVPELWDLKMQQYLGISSKGNDKNGCMQDIHWTDGAFGYFPSYTLGAMYAAQFMASMKKTVDVDAIIRTGDLTPIFNWLESHIWSKGSLLETHDLVKQATGEALNPLYFKDHLRSRYL, encoded by the coding sequence ATGAGCGCATTTCAAAAGCTAATTCGACACTCGCAAAAGGTGTCCCACTTTAATCATCTCTCAGCTATGGTCGGTTGGGACCAAGCTGCGGTCATGCCCAGTGGAGGCAGTCAAGCTCGCTCTGAAGCCATGGCTGAACTTTCAGTACATATTCATAGCCTGCAAACTCAACCTCAGCTACAAGACTGGTTTGCAGAAGCAGAACTCGAGCCACTCAATATTGAAGAACAAGCAACACTTCGCGAGTTAAAACGTCAATGGCAGCAAGCAAATGTCTTACCAGAAAGCTTGGTACAAGCCAAATCTCTTGCAGGCTCAAAATGTGAGCATGCTTGGCGAACTCAAAGAACCAACAATGATTGGCAAGGCTTTGAAAAAAACTGGGCCGAAGTAGTGACATTGTCGCAAGAGGAGGCACAAATTAGGGCTGAAGCAAATGGACTTTCTCCCTACGATGCCATGCTAGAACTGTACGAACCTAGAACCACTTCGGCTGGATTAGATAGGCTCTTCAGTGATGTTAAAACTTGGCTTCCAGATCTCATTAACCAAGTCATCGATAAACAAGCCGCTGAACACTTTCTCGAGCCCAAAGGCATTTTTGAAGCAAGCAAACAAAAAGCACTAGGCCTTGATGTCATGAAGTTACTTCAATTTGACTTTAATCACGGCCGTTTGGATGAAAGTGTGCACCCTTTTTGTGGCGGTGTGCCAAGTGATGTACGGATTACCACTCGATATGATGAGAAAGAGTTTGTTCAATCATTAATGGGAATTGTGCATGAAACGGGTCACGCTCGCTATGAACAAGGGCTACCAAAAGCATTATCTGGTTTACCGTCTGGCCAAGCGCGCTCGATGGGTATTCATGAATCTCAATCGCTCTTCTTTGAAATGCAAGTCGGTCGAAGTGATGCTTTCATCGAGCACTTAGCTCATCTTGCAAGCCAGCATTTTACTGGTCATGATGCAGCGCTTTTCTCAAATACTAACTTTCAAAAGCTCTACACTAGAGTTAAAAAAGACTTCATCCGTGTCGATGCAGATGAGCTGACTTACCCTGCCCACGTTATTTTACGTTACGAAATCGAGCGTGATCTGATCAATGGTAAAGTCAAACATTCTGATGTACCTGAGCTTTGGGACTTAAAAATGCAACAGTATCTGGGGATTTCTTCCAAAGGCAACGACAAAAACGGGTGTATGCAAGACATCCATTGGACAGATGGTGCTTTTGGGTACTTCCCTTCATACACGCTGGGAGCCATGTACGCTGCTCAATTTATGGCTTCAATGAAGAAAACAGTGGATGTGGATGCAATCATCAGAACTGGCGATCTCACTCCGATTTTCAATTGGTTAGAAAGCCATATTTGGAGTAAAGGAAGCTTATTAGAAACCCATGATCTGGTTAAGCAGGCTACAGGTGAAGCGCTTAATCCACTTTACTTTAAAGATCATTTACGTTCACGTTATCTTTAA
- a CDS encoding winged helix-turn-helix domain-containing protein — MILYDPIKNTLSNSIRTIKVGYRESQILSVLLEHSPDVVKKQFIIQHAWESEYIGETSLAKSISVLRQTFIKLGIKESPIITVPKIGYRLASNVVIDKKESSAVSKTVPEAQTIHDIVKPQPKAFLPTANQLKPHKNTALYSISVSLLILASYIGFNKFQTELSYHDGKQYIKNYQVGKLEVFQDIDQQPDKNMLTFLSENQCDCAVFIDRSENYSTLAWLSKKSKKSINIYFKESQLDQVSNEIKEFIKETEL, encoded by the coding sequence ATGATCTTATATGACCCTATTAAAAACACATTATCCAATTCAATAAGAACAATTAAAGTAGGATACCGAGAGTCTCAAATTCTTTCCGTCTTACTTGAACACTCACCTGATGTGGTAAAAAAACAGTTCATAATTCAACATGCTTGGGAAAGCGAATACATTGGAGAAACCTCACTCGCTAAGAGTATCAGCGTCCTGAGACAGACATTTATTAAATTGGGTATAAAAGAGTCACCCATTATCACTGTTCCGAAAATTGGTTACCGATTAGCAAGCAATGTCGTCATTGATAAAAAAGAGTCTTCTGCCGTCTCAAAGACAGTGCCTGAAGCTCAAACTATTCACGATATTGTCAAACCTCAACCTAAAGCCTTTCTACCTACTGCAAACCAATTAAAGCCCCATAAAAACACGGCATTATATTCAATTTCAGTCTCTTTGCTGATACTAGCAAGTTACATTGGATTTAATAAATTTCAAACTGAACTGAGTTACCATGATGGTAAGCAATACATTAAAAACTATCAGGTAGGGAAGTTGGAGGTTTTCCAAGATATTGATCAACAACCAGATAAAAATATGCTGACCTTTCTTTCTGAAAACCAATGTGATTGTGCCGTTTTCATTGATAGAAGTGAAAACTACTCTACCCTTGCGTGGTTAAGCAAAAAGTCTAAAAAATCGATCAATATCTATTTCAAAGAGAGCCAACTTGATCAAGTTTCAAACGAAATCAAAGAATTTATCAAGGAAACGGAACTGTGA
- a CDS encoding alanine/glycine:cation symporter family protein, whose product MQDLQFLLQIIDDFVWGPPLLLLLVGTGIYFTFRLGLIQFRHLPTALAMVFKKDTSSSKQGDVSSFAALCTALSATIGTGNIVGVATAIQLGGPGALFWMWLAALFGMATKYAECLLAVKYRRTDENGQMTGGPMYYLEYGMGSKWLAVMFAIFALGVACFGIGTFPQVNAILDASEISLGANRNLAAFILTILVAVVTLGGIQSIANVAGKVVPTMALFYVLSCICVLFMNAEQLLNAVKLVFVSAFTQTAATGGFLGASIMLAIQSGISRGMFSNESGLGSAPMAAAAAKTDSCVKQGLISMTGTFFDTIIICTMTGLTLILTGAWQTDLSGAAMTTHAFSVGLNAPTFGPMLVSIGLMFFAFTTILGWNYYGERCVVYLFGTKAVLPYKLLFISLVASGAFLHLDIIWILADIVNGLMAIPNLIGLIALRHIVLQETKLFFASNFSSVPTRQLNA is encoded by the coding sequence ATGCAAGACTTACAATTTTTACTTCAAATCATTGACGATTTCGTTTGGGGACCTCCACTACTCTTATTACTTGTGGGCACCGGAATCTATTTTACGTTTCGACTTGGTCTGATTCAGTTTAGACATTTACCGACCGCTTTAGCGATGGTATTTAAAAAAGACACATCGTCAAGTAAACAAGGGGATGTCTCAAGCTTTGCCGCTTTATGCACGGCTTTATCTGCAACAATAGGCACAGGTAATATCGTTGGAGTCGCTACCGCAATACAACTCGGTGGGCCTGGTGCGTTATTTTGGATGTGGTTGGCTGCGTTATTTGGCATGGCAACCAAGTATGCGGAGTGTTTGCTCGCCGTTAAATATCGCCGTACCGATGAAAATGGCCAAATGACAGGTGGCCCTATGTATTATCTAGAATACGGTATGGGCTCTAAATGGCTTGCTGTTATGTTTGCAATTTTTGCTCTAGGTGTCGCTTGCTTTGGTATAGGTACTTTTCCGCAAGTCAATGCGATTTTAGATGCTAGCGAGATCTCTCTCGGTGCAAATCGTAATTTGGCAGCATTTATTCTTACTATTCTCGTTGCTGTAGTTACGCTTGGAGGCATTCAATCTATCGCTAATGTGGCGGGTAAAGTCGTACCAACAATGGCGCTCTTTTACGTTCTTTCATGTATCTGTGTTCTCTTTATGAATGCAGAACAATTGCTCAATGCCGTTAAATTAGTCTTTGTTTCTGCCTTTACTCAAACGGCTGCCACTGGCGGTTTTTTAGGAGCAAGTATCATGCTTGCCATACAATCGGGAATTTCTCGAGGGATGTTTTCAAATGAATCTGGTTTGGGAAGTGCACCAATGGCTGCCGCCGCTGCCAAGACGGACTCATGTGTAAAACAAGGTCTCATATCCATGACGGGAACCTTCTTTGATACGATCATTATCTGTACCATGACTGGACTGACTCTCATTCTGACCGGGGCTTGGCAAACTGATCTCTCTGGTGCCGCCATGACTACTCATGCATTTTCTGTTGGGCTTAATGCACCAACATTTGGCCCAATGCTTGTCTCTATTGGACTGATGTTCTTCGCATTTACCACTATTCTAGGCTGGAATTATTATGGTGAAAGATGTGTTGTCTATCTTTTTGGCACTAAGGCAGTGCTTCCTTATAAACTCTTATTTATAAGTTTGGTTGCTTCTGGTGCTTTCCTCCACTTAGATATCATTTGGATACTGGCCGACATCGTCAATGGATTAATGGCAATTCCTAATTTAATTGGCTTAATTGCACTAAGGCACATCGTACTACAAGAAACAAAGCTCTTTTTCGCATCAAACTTCAGCTCTGTTCCGACGAGACAGCTTAATGCATAA
- the adiA gene encoding arginine decarboxylase, with the protein MNNYDKHNHALIFNDNLETGFIEKALERLIAEFSKEGVKVTVANSFDDCYSIFNANIAIDCFMLTSRMTGHETQENEKFFQLIDKLNQRQEGVPVFLLAERKKTTLAVSNDLMSRVDEFAWILEDTPDFIVGRSIAAMQRYRQQLMPPLMDAILNYDDVHEYSWAAPGHQGGIGFTKTPAGQRFYRHFGEALFRSDMGIERGSLGSLLDHTGYFGDSEAFAAKVFGADKSYSLVTGTSGANRTIMQVCMREDSLAICDRNCHKSIEQGLMLTGARPIYMVPTRNRYGIIGPIYPEQMEKLALQRRAAEGPLTEAFSQQKPVYAVVTNCTYDGLCYNAKRAQELLGESSNRIHFDEAWYGYARFNPIYKDHFAMRDEPEKESSGPTVFATHSTHKLLNALSQASYIHVRHGKDAIDFQRFNQAYMMHATTSPLYAISASNDIAVSQMSGNNGYSLTQEVIQEAVDYRQAMGRLYREFDNKGDWFFKPWNAESFTDPNTGQTMPFEQADPKLLASCQDFWVLKPTDSWHGFKDMPEDWCMLDPIKVSILAPGMSENGDLLDSGVPAALVTQYLTRFGIVPTRTTDFQIMFLFSMGITKGKWATLVNTLLHFKKHYDQNSPLRSVLPELVESHPDVYAEMGLKDLGIKMFAYLKQHTPSDKLNLAYSTLPQAMMTPRDAFESIVDNNVEMVPSDQLAHRIAANAIIPYPPGIPMLMSGENFGNDDSPQITYLHCLEVWDKEFPGFEHETEGTEVIDGMYHVMCIKQPEEELPQLLR; encoded by the coding sequence ATGAATAACTATGACAAACATAATCATGCTCTTATTTTCAATGATAATCTCGAAACGGGCTTTATTGAAAAAGCATTAGAGCGCTTGATTGCAGAGTTTTCTAAGGAAGGCGTGAAAGTCACGGTGGCAAATTCTTTTGATGACTGTTATTCAATATTCAACGCGAATATCGCCATAGACTGCTTCATGCTGACATCAAGAATGACGGGGCATGAAACACAAGAAAACGAAAAGTTTTTCCAGTTAATAGATAAACTGAACCAGCGTCAAGAAGGTGTCCCCGTCTTTCTGTTGGCAGAGCGTAAAAAAACCACTTTAGCGGTCAGTAACGACTTGATGTCTCGAGTTGACGAGTTTGCTTGGATTCTGGAAGACACACCGGACTTCATTGTTGGCCGCTCTATCGCAGCCATGCAGCGCTATAGACAGCAATTAATGCCACCTTTGATGGATGCAATCCTCAATTACGATGATGTCCACGAATATTCTTGGGCGGCACCGGGACACCAAGGTGGCATCGGTTTTACTAAAACACCAGCAGGACAACGTTTTTATCGTCATTTTGGTGAAGCATTATTCCGTTCGGATATGGGTATCGAGCGCGGTTCTTTAGGCTCATTACTCGATCACACAGGCTACTTTGGTGACAGTGAAGCATTCGCTGCAAAAGTATTTGGAGCGGATAAGTCCTACTCCCTTGTAACTGGTACTTCAGGCGCTAATAGAACCATCATGCAAGTATGTATGAGAGAAGATAGCCTAGCGATTTGTGACAGAAACTGTCATAAATCCATTGAACAAGGACTGATGCTAACCGGTGCACGTCCTATTTATATGGTTCCAACCCGCAACCGCTACGGCATCATTGGCCCGATTTACCCAGAGCAAATGGAAAAGCTTGCCCTTCAACGTCGTGCTGCGGAAGGGCCTCTGACTGAAGCTTTTTCTCAACAAAAACCTGTTTATGCCGTGGTGACAAACTGTACTTATGATGGCTTATGTTATAACGCTAAACGAGCTCAAGAACTGTTAGGAGAAAGCAGCAACCGTATCCACTTCGATGAAGCTTGGTACGGTTACGCAAGGTTCAATCCTATTTACAAAGACCATTTTGCAATGCGTGATGAGCCAGAGAAAGAATCAAGTGGCCCAACTGTTTTCGCTACCCACTCCACACATAAGCTTTTAAACGCCTTATCTCAAGCATCATATATTCATGTTCGTCACGGTAAAGATGCGATTGATTTCCAGCGTTTTAATCAAGCCTACATGATGCATGCAACCACTTCGCCTCTCTACGCTATCAGTGCTTCAAATGATATTGCGGTCTCCCAGATGTCTGGTAATAATGGTTATTCCCTGACACAAGAGGTCATTCAGGAAGCCGTCGACTATCGTCAAGCGATGGGGCGTTTATACCGTGAGTTTGATAATAAAGGAGATTGGTTCTTTAAACCTTGGAATGCAGAGTCTTTTACCGACCCAAATACTGGTCAAACGATGCCCTTTGAGCAGGCCGATCCAAAACTTCTAGCTTCTTGCCAAGATTTTTGGGTACTTAAGCCAACCGATTCATGGCACGGCTTCAAAGATATGCCAGAGGACTGGTGTATGCTTGACCCAATCAAAGTCAGTATCTTAGCACCGGGGATGAGTGAAAATGGTGATTTACTCGACTCTGGGGTGCCTGCGGCATTAGTCACCCAATACTTAACACGCTTTGGTATTGTTCCAACAAGAACCACCGATTTTCAAATCATGTTTCTCTTCTCAATGGGTATCACCAAAGGTAAATGGGCCACTCTTGTCAATACTCTGTTGCATTTCAAAAAACACTACGACCAAAACAGTCCTTTGAGATCTGTGCTGCCAGAGCTCGTTGAATCTCACCCAGATGTTTATGCTGAAATGGGGCTTAAAGATCTAGGCATAAAAATGTTTGCTTACCTCAAACAGCATACCCCATCAGATAAACTTAATTTGGCATACTCAACTCTTCCACAAGCGATGATGACACCAAGGGATGCCTTTGAGTCGATTGTAGATAATAATGTCGAAATGGTGCCATCCGATCAACTTGCACACCGTATTGCAGCCAATGCGATTATTCCTTATCCACCAGGAATACCAATGCTAATGTCTGGTGAAAACTTCGGTAACGATGACAGTCCACAGATTACTTACCTTCACTGCTTAGAAGTATGGGATAAAGAATTCCCGGGATTTGAGCACGAAACAGAAGGAACGGAAGTTATTGATGGAATGTATCATGTAATGTGCATCAAGCAACCTGAAGAAGAGTTGCCACAACTGCTCAGATAA